The following are encoded together in the Pseudomonas sp. IB20 genome:
- a CDS encoding D-mannose isomerase codes for MTTQPLPASSWLNAPAHHTWLAHEGLRLLAFAKASRLPDGFGNLDDNGQLPADAHAETMNTARMTHSFAMAHAMGLPGYADLVAHGVAALSGPLRDSEHGGWFAAPHAVDGNRGKAAYLHAFVALAASSAVVAGAPGAQNLLNDAVHIIDQFFWSEEEGVMLESFAQGWSGVEAYRGANSNMHATEAFLALADVTGDTRWLDRALRIVERVIHTHAAGNQFMVIEHFDAHWKPLLGYNEDNPADGFRPYGITPGHGFEWARLVLHLEAARLQAGLATPDWLVTDAQGLFASACEYAWAVDGAPGIVYTLDWNHRPVVRERLHWTHAEASAAAQALLKRTGELHYETWYRRFWEFCESHFIDRIRGSWHHELSPHNQPSSKIWGGKPDLYHAWQAVVLPALPLSPSMTSALGQGCYVTKW; via the coding sequence ATGACCACGCAACCACTGCCTGCCAGCAGTTGGCTGAACGCACCTGCCCATCACACTTGGCTCGCCCACGAAGGCCTGCGCCTGCTAGCATTCGCCAAGGCCTCGCGCCTGCCAGATGGCTTCGGCAACCTCGACGACAACGGCCAACTGCCGGCCGATGCCCACGCCGAAACCATGAACACCGCCCGCATGACCCACAGCTTCGCCATGGCCCACGCCATGGGGTTGCCCGGTTATGCCGACCTGGTGGCGCACGGCGTTGCGGCGCTCAGCGGGCCATTACGCGATAGCGAGCACGGCGGTTGGTTTGCCGCGCCCCATGCCGTGGATGGCAACCGTGGCAAGGCCGCTTACCTGCATGCGTTCGTCGCCCTGGCCGCCAGTTCGGCGGTGGTGGCGGGCGCGCCCGGTGCACAAAACCTCTTGAACGACGCCGTGCACATCATCGACCAGTTCTTCTGGAGCGAGGAGGAAGGCGTCATGCTCGAATCCTTTGCCCAGGGCTGGAGCGGTGTTGAGGCTTATCGCGGCGCCAACAGCAACATGCACGCCACCGAAGCATTCCTGGCCCTGGCCGATGTGACCGGTGACACGCGCTGGCTCGACCGCGCATTGCGCATCGTCGAACGTGTTATCCACACCCACGCCGCCGGCAACCAGTTCATGGTCATTGAGCACTTCGACGCCCACTGGAAGCCACTGCTCGGCTACAACGAAGACAACCCTGCCGACGGTTTCCGCCCTTATGGCATCACCCCCGGCCACGGTTTTGAATGGGCGCGGCTGGTGCTGCACCTGGAAGCCGCGCGCCTGCAAGCCGGGTTGGCCACGCCGGACTGGCTGGTAACCGATGCTCAAGGCCTGTTCGCCAGCGCCTGCGAATACGCCTGGGCCGTAGATGGTGCGCCCGGCATCGTCTACACCCTGGACTGGAACCACCGCCCGGTGGTGCGCGAGCGCCTGCACTGGACCCATGCCGAAGCCAGCGCCGCCGCCCAAGCGTTGCTCAAGCGCACCGGTGAGCTGCATTACGAAACCTGGTATCGGCGGTTCTGGGAGTTCTGCGAAAGCCACTTTATCGACCGCATCCGTGGCAGCTGGCACCACGAACTCAGCCCACACAACCAACCCAGCAGCAAGATCTGGGGCGGTAAACCGGACCTTTATCACGCCTGGCAAGCGGTGGTGCTGCCTGCGCTACCCTTGTCACCCAGCATGACCAGTGCGTTAGGGCAGGGCTGCTATGTCACCAAGTGGTGA
- a CDS encoding NAD-dependent epimerase/dehydratase family protein, which translates to MKILVTGASGFIGGRFARFALEQGLDVRVNGRRAEGVEHLVRRGAEFIQGDLNDADLVRHLCRDVEAVVHCAGAVGLWGKYQDFHQGNVLVTENVVEACLKQRVGRLVHLSSPSIYFDGRDHLGLTEEQVPKRFKHPYAATKYLAEQKVFGAQEFGLEVLALRPRFVTGAGDMSIFPRLLNMQRKNRLAIVGDGLNKVDFTSVHNLNEALLSSLLATGSALGKAYNISNGTPVPVWDVVNYVMRQMDMPQVTRYRSYGLSYSVAALNEAFCAMWPGRPEPSLSRLGMQVMNKDFTLDISRARHYLDYEPKVSLWTALDEFCSWWRAQAPGRQ; encoded by the coding sequence ATGAAGATTCTGGTCACCGGCGCAAGCGGCTTCATCGGCGGGCGCTTTGCGCGTTTCGCTCTGGAGCAAGGCCTGGACGTGCGGGTCAACGGGCGGCGCGCCGAAGGTGTGGAGCACCTGGTACGGCGCGGCGCCGAGTTTATCCAGGGTGATTTGAACGACGCCGATCTGGTGCGCCACCTGTGCCGCGATGTTGAAGCCGTGGTGCATTGCGCCGGCGCCGTCGGGCTGTGGGGCAAGTATCAGGACTTCCATCAAGGCAATGTGCTGGTCACCGAAAACGTGGTTGAAGCCTGCCTCAAGCAACGCGTCGGGCGACTGGTGCACTTGTCATCGCCGTCGATCTACTTCGACGGGCGCGACCACCTCGGCCTGACGGAAGAACAAGTGCCCAAGCGCTTCAAGCATCCCTACGCCGCCACCAAGTACCTGGCGGAACAGAAAGTGTTCGGCGCCCAGGAGTTCGGCCTGGAAGTGCTGGCCCTGCGCCCGCGCTTTGTTACCGGTGCCGGTGACATGAGCATCTTCCCGCGCCTGTTGAACATGCAGCGCAAGAACCGCCTGGCTATCGTCGGCGACGGCCTGAACAAGGTCGACTTCACCAGCGTGCACAACCTCAATGAAGCGCTGCTGAGCAGTTTGCTGGCCACCGGTTCGGCGCTGGGCAAGGCCTACAACATCAGCAACGGCACGCCGGTGCCGGTGTGGGATGTGGTCAACTACGTGATGCGCCAGATGGACATGCCCCAAGTCACGCGTTATCGCTCTTACGGTTTGTCCTACAGCGTGGCGGCGTTGAACGAGGCATTTTGTGCGATGTGGCCGGGGCGCCCGGAGCCGTCACTGTCGCGGTTGGGCATGCAGGTGATGAACAAAGATTTCACGCTCGATATCAGCCGGGCGAGGCATTATCTCGACTACGAGCCCAAGGTCAGCTTATGGACTGCACTCGACGAGTTCTGCAGTTGGTGGCGAGCCCAGGCTCCGGGGCGCCAGTAA
- a CDS encoding LysR family transcriptional regulator ArgP: MFDYKLLSALAAVVEQAGFERGAQVLGLSQSAISQRIKLLEARVGQPVLVRATPPTPTEIGRRLLNHVQQVRLLERDLQSQVPALDEEGMPERLRIALNADSLATWWAEAVSDFCAEQHLLLDLVVEDQTVGLKRMRAGEVAACICASERPVAGARSLLLGAMRYRALASPAFIARHFPEGVRADQLARTPALVFGPDDFLQHRYLASLGVDGGFEHHLCPSSEGFIRLTEAGLGWGLVPELQVRDQLQTGVLVELLPYKPIDVPLYWHHWRSGGQLLGLLTDHLAQACGQWLVPYQQ; this comes from the coding sequence ATGTTCGACTATAAATTGCTTTCCGCCCTGGCGGCGGTGGTGGAACAGGCCGGCTTTGAGCGCGGCGCCCAGGTGCTGGGGTTGTCGCAGTCGGCGATCTCCCAGCGCATCAAGTTGCTTGAGGCGCGTGTCGGCCAGCCGGTGCTGGTGCGGGCCACACCGCCCACACCTACCGAAATCGGCCGGCGCCTGCTCAACCATGTGCAACAGGTGCGCTTGCTCGAGCGCGACCTGCAAAGCCAGGTGCCGGCGCTGGACGAGGAGGGCATGCCCGAGCGCCTGCGCATCGCACTGAATGCCGACAGCCTCGCCACTTGGTGGGCTGAGGCTGTCAGCGACTTTTGCGCCGAGCAGCATTTGCTGCTGGACCTGGTGGTGGAAGACCAGACTGTGGGCCTTAAACGCATGCGCGCCGGTGAAGTGGCGGCCTGCATTTGCGCCAGCGAGCGCCCCGTGGCCGGCGCGCGCAGCCTGTTGCTCGGTGCCATGCGCTATCGCGCGCTGGCCAGCCCGGCTTTTATTGCGCGGCATTTCCCTGAGGGCGTGCGTGCCGATCAATTGGCGCGAACGCCGGCGCTGGTGTTCGGCCCGGATGATTTCCTGCAGCACCGTTACCTGGCGTCCTTGGGCGTGGACGGCGGTTTCGAACACCATTTATGCCCATCCTCCGAAGGCTTTATCCGCTTGACGGAAGCCGGCCTGGGCTGGGGGCTGGTGCCGGAATTACAGGTGCGCGACCAGCTGCAAACCGGCGTATTAGTCGAGTTATTGCCATATAAGCCCATCGATGTGCCGTTGTACTGGCATCATTGGCGCAGTGGCGGGCAGTTGTTGGGCCTGTTGACCGACCATCTGGCCCAGGCCTGTGGCCAATGGTTGGTGCCCTATCAGCAGTAA
- a CDS encoding ACT domain-containing protein, with the protein MAGETALATLLRSMSPQLNEGDYVFCTLPDNRIPPGCEVIGSFREQEGLTLILDRQHAEQAGLAFDYVAAWITLNVHSALEAVGLTAAFASALGKAGISCNVIAGFYHDHLFVGRSDAERAMDVLRHLAANAE; encoded by the coding sequence ATGGCTGGCGAAACCGCCCTGGCAACCCTGCTGCGCAGCATGAGCCCACAGCTCAATGAGGGCGATTATGTGTTCTGCACCCTGCCCGACAACCGTATCCCGCCCGGCTGCGAGGTGATCGGCAGCTTCCGCGAGCAGGAAGGCCTGACGTTGATCCTGGACCGCCAACACGCTGAACAGGCCGGATTGGCCTTCGACTATGTCGCCGCGTGGATCACCTTGAACGTGCATTCGGCCTTGGAGGCGGTAGGCCTGACCGCTGCCTTCGCCAGCGCCTTGGGCAAGGCCGGCATCAGTTGCAACGTGATCGCCGGCTTTTATCACGACCACCTGTTTGTCGGCCGCAGCGATGCTGAGCGAGCCATGGATGTATTGCGCCACTTGGCAGCAAACGCGGAGTAA
- a CDS encoding LysE/ArgO family amino acid transporter, with amino-acid sequence MWQSYVNGLLVALGLIMAIGTQNAFVLAQSLRREHHLPVAALCIVCDAILVAAGVFGLATVLAQNPLLLAVARWGGAAFLLWYGTLALRRAFSKQSLGQGENLKVRSLRAVLLSALAVTLLNPHVYLDTVLLIGSLGAQQTEPGAYVAGAASASFLWFATLALGAAWLAPWLARPATWRLLDLLVAVMMFSVAYQLISA; translated from the coding sequence ATGTGGCAAAGCTACGTGAACGGGCTGCTGGTAGCCCTCGGCCTGATCATGGCGATCGGCACCCAGAATGCGTTTGTGTTGGCGCAAAGCCTGCGCCGTGAGCATCACCTACCGGTGGCGGCGCTGTGCATCGTATGTGATGCGATTCTGGTGGCTGCCGGGGTATTCGGCCTGGCCACAGTGCTGGCACAAAACCCGCTGCTGCTGGCGGTTGCCCGTTGGGGCGGCGCGGCGTTCCTGCTGTGGTACGGCACCTTGGCGCTGCGTCGCGCGTTTTCCAAGCAAAGCCTAGGTCAAGGCGAAAACCTCAAGGTGCGCTCCCTGCGCGCGGTGTTACTCAGCGCCCTGGCGGTGACGTTGCTCAATCCGCATGTGTATTTGGACACCGTCTTGCTGATTGGCTCTTTAGGCGCTCAGCAAACTGAACCCGGCGCCTACGTGGCCGGCGCGGCCAGCGCGTCGTTCCTGTGGTTCGCCACCCTGGCATTAGGCGCCGCGTGGTTGGCGCCGTGGCTGGCACGCCCTGCTACCTGGCGGCTGCTGGACCTTTTGGTGGCGGTCATGATGTTCAGCGTGGCGTATCAATTGATCAGTGCTTGA
- a CDS encoding superoxide dismutase → MAFELPPLPYAHDALQPHISKETLEYHHDKHHNTYVVNLNNLVPGTEFEGKTLEEIVKSSSGGIFNNAAQVWNHTFYWNCLAPNAGGQPTGALGDAINAAFGSFDKFKEEFTKTSVGTFGSGWGWLVKKADGSLALASTIGAGNPLTSGDTPLLTCDVWEHAYYIDYRNVRPKYVEAFWNLVNWKFVAEQFEGKTFTA, encoded by the coding sequence ATGGCTTTCGAATTGCCGCCGCTGCCCTACGCACACGATGCCCTGCAGCCGCACATCTCCAAGGAAACCTTGGAATACCACCACGACAAGCACCACAACACCTATGTCGTGAACCTGAACAACCTGGTGCCAGGCACCGAGTTCGAAGGCAAGACCCTGGAAGAAATCGTCAAGTCCTCTTCGGGCGGCATCTTCAACAACGCCGCTCAGGTCTGGAACCACACGTTCTACTGGAACTGCCTGGCGCCAAACGCCGGCGGCCAACCAACCGGCGCACTTGGCGATGCCATCAACGCTGCGTTCGGTTCGTTCGACAAGTTCAAAGAAGAATTCACCAAGACGTCCGTCGGCACCTTCGGTTCCGGTTGGGGCTGGCTGGTGAAAAAGGCTGACGGTTCCCTGGCCCTGGCCAGCACCATCGGCGCCGGCAACCCGCTGACCAGCGGCGACACCCCGCTGCTGACCTGCGACGTCTGGGAACACGCTTACTACATCGACTACCGCAACGTGCGTCCAAAGTATGTGGAAGCGTTCTGGAACCTGGTCAACTGGAAGTTCGTGGCTGAGCAGTTCGAAGGCAAGACCTTTACTGCTTAA
- a CDS encoding putative bifunctional diguanylate cyclase/phosphodiesterase, with the protein MKLELKNSLSVKLLRVVLLSALIVGVALSAAQIVFDAYKTRQAVAGDAQRILDMFRDPSTQAVYSLDREMGMQVIEGLFQDEAVRMASIGHPNETMLAEKTRALQQSPTRWLTDLILGQERTFTTSLVGKGPYSEYYGDLSITLDTATYGKGFLVSSVIIFISGVLRALAMGLVLYLVYHWLLTKPLSRIIEHLTSINPDRPSEHKIPQLKGHERNELGLWINTANQLLESIERNTHLRHEAESSLLRMAQYDFLTGLPNRQKLQEQLDKILIDAGRRQRRVAVLCVGLDDFKSVNEQFTYQAGDKLLLALADRLRAHSGRLGALARLGGDQFALVQADIDQPYEAAELAQSILDDLEAEFALDHEQIRLRATIGITLFPEDGDSTEKLLQKAEQTMTLAKSRSRNRYQFYIASVDSEMRRRRELEKDLRDALSRDQFHLVYQPQISYRDHRVVGVEALIRWQHPEHGLVPPDLFIPLAEQNGTIIPIGEWVLDQACRQLREWHDLGFTTLRMAVNLSTVQLHHTELPRVVNNLMQIYRLPPRSLELEVTETGLMEDISTAAQHLLSLRRSGALIAIDDFGTGYSSLSYLKSLPLDKIKIDKSFVQDLLDDDDDATIVRAIIQLGKSLGMQVIAEGVETAEQEAYIISEGCHEGQGYHYSKPLPARELAAYLKQSERNNAAIL; encoded by the coding sequence TTGAAGCTGGAACTCAAAAACAGCTTGTCGGTGAAGTTGCTACGGGTTGTGCTGCTGTCGGCATTGATCGTGGGCGTGGCGCTGAGCGCGGCGCAGATCGTGTTCGATGCCTACAAGACGCGCCAGGCCGTGGCCGGTGATGCCCAGCGCATCCTCGACATGTTTCGCGACCCCTCGACCCAGGCCGTCTACAGCCTGGACCGCGAGATGGGTATGCAGGTGATCGAAGGCCTGTTTCAGGACGAAGCCGTGCGCATGGCCTCCATCGGCCACCCCAACGAAACCATGCTCGCGGAAAAAACTCGCGCGTTGCAGCAATCGCCCACCCGCTGGCTGACCGACCTGATTCTTGGCCAGGAACGCACCTTCACCACGTCATTGGTCGGCAAAGGCCCCTACAGCGAGTATTACGGCGACCTGAGCATCACCCTCGACACGGCCACCTATGGCAAAGGCTTTCTGGTCAGCTCGGTGATCATCTTTATTTCCGGTGTATTGCGTGCCCTGGCCATGGGCTTGGTGTTGTACCTGGTTTATCACTGGCTGCTGACCAAGCCGTTATCGCGGATTATCGAGCACCTGACCTCGATCAACCCGGACCGGCCCAGCGAACACAAGATTCCCCAGCTCAAAGGCCACGAACGTAACGAACTGGGGCTGTGGATCAACACCGCCAACCAGTTGCTTGAATCCATCGAGCGCAACACCCACTTGCGCCACGAGGCCGAGTCCAGCCTGCTGCGCATGGCCCAGTACGACTTTCTCACCGGCCTGCCCAACCGCCAGAAGTTGCAGGAGCAACTGGACAAAATTCTGATCGACGCCGGCCGCCGCCAACGTCGCGTTGCGGTGTTGTGCGTAGGGCTGGATGACTTCAAAAGCGTCAACGAACAGTTCACCTACCAGGCCGGCGACAAATTGCTGCTGGCCCTGGCCGACCGTCTGCGTGCCCACAGCGGCCGCCTCGGCGCCTTGGCCCGGCTGGGCGGCGACCAGTTTGCGCTGGTGCAGGCCGATATCGACCAACCTTACGAAGCCGCCGAACTGGCGCAAAGCATCCTGGACGACCTGGAAGCCGAATTCGCCCTCGATCATGAGCAGATTCGCCTGCGCGCCACTATCGGCATCACCCTGTTCCCCGAAGACGGCGACAGCACCGAGAAGCTGCTGCAAAAAGCCGAGCAGACCATGACCCTGGCCAAGAGCCGCTCGCGCAACCGCTATCAGTTCTATATCGCCAGCGTCGACAGTGAAATGCGCCGGCGCCGCGAGCTGGAAAAAGACCTGCGCGATGCCCTCAGCCGTGACCAGTTTCACTTGGTGTACCAGCCGCAAATCAGCTACCGCGACCACCGCGTGGTCGGCGTCGAAGCGCTGATCCGCTGGCAGCACCCGGAGCACGGCCTGGTGCCGCCCGACTTGTTCATCCCGTTGGCGGAACAGAACGGCACCATTATTCCGATTGGCGAATGGGTGCTGGACCAAGCCTGCCGGCAATTGCGCGAGTGGCATGACCTGGGCTTCACCACCCTGCGCATGGCGGTCAACCTGTCCACCGTGCAGTTGCACCACACCGAGCTGCCACGGGTGGTCAACAACCTGATGCAGATCTACCGCCTGCCGCCACGCAGCCTTGAGTTGGAAGTGACCGAGACCGGCCTGATGGAAGACATCAGCACCGCCGCCCAGCACTTGCTGAGCCTGCGACGTTCCGGGGCGCTGATCGCGATTGATGACTTCGGCACCGGCTATTCGTCCTTGAGTTACCTCAAAAGCTTGCCCCTGGACAAGATCAAGATCGACAAGAGCTTCGTTCAGGACCTGCTGGATGACGACGACGATGCAACCATCGTTCGCGCCATCATTCAACTGGGCAAAAGCCTCGGCATGCAGGTGATCGCTGAAGGCGTGGAAACCGCCGAGCAAGAGGCCTACATCATTTCCGAGGGCTGCCACGAAGGTCAGGGTTACCACTACAGCAAACCATTGCCGGCCCGAGAGTTGGCCGCTTACTTGAAACAGTCCGAGCGCAATAACGCAGCGATTCTCTGA
- a CDS encoding imelysin family protein, with product MIRMPLATASLLAIAISLAGCGEGKDKAAAPQAPTPAASTTAPAAAAPAGKVDEAAAKAVVAHYADMVFAVYSDAESTAKTLQTAIDTFLANPNDQTLKAARTAWIASRVPYLQSEVFRFGNTIIDDWEGQVNAWPLDEGLIDYTDKSYEHALGNPGATANIIANTQIQVGEDKIDVKEITPDKLASLNELGGSEANVATGYHAIEFLLWGQDLNGTGPGAGNRPASDYMTGDGATGGHNERRRTYLRAVTQLLVSDLEEMVGNWKPNVEDNYRATLEAEPATDGLRKMLFGMGSLSLGELAGERMKVSLEANSPEDEQDCFSDNTHNSHFYDAKGIRNVYLGEYTRVDGTKMTGTSLSSLVAKADPAADTALKADLASTEAKIQVMVDHANQGEHYDQLIAAGNDAGNQIVRDAIAALVKQTGSIETAAGKLGISDLNPDSADHEF from the coding sequence ATGATTCGTATGCCCCTGGCCACCGCCAGTCTGCTGGCCATTGCCATTTCTCTCGCCGGTTGCGGCGAAGGTAAAGACAAGGCCGCCGCGCCTCAAGCGCCGACGCCGGCAGCCAGCACTACCGCTCCAGCGGCTGCCGCACCTGCCGGCAAGGTCGACGAAGCGGCCGCCAAGGCCGTGGTCGCGCATTACGCTGACATGGTGTTCGCGGTGTACAGCGATGCCGAATCCACTGCGAAAACCCTGCAAACCGCAATCGACACGTTCCTCGCCAACCCGAACGACCAAACCCTGAAAGCAGCCCGTACCGCCTGGATCGCCTCGCGCGTACCGTACCTGCAGAGCGAAGTGTTCCGCTTCGGCAACACCATCATCGACGACTGGGAAGGCCAGGTGAACGCCTGGCCCTTGGACGAAGGCCTGATCGACTACACCGACAAATCCTACGAGCACGCCCTGGGTAACCCAGGCGCCACCGCCAACATCATCGCCAACACCCAGATCCAAGTCGGCGAAGACAAGATCGACGTCAAGGAAATCACCCCGGACAAACTCGCCAGCCTCAATGAGCTGGGCGGCTCCGAAGCCAACGTCGCCACCGGCTACCACGCCATCGAGTTCCTGCTGTGGGGCCAAGACCTCAACGGCACCGGCCCTGGCGCGGGCAACCGTCCCGCCTCCGACTACATGACCGGTGATGGCGCCACTGGCGGCCACAACGAGCGCCGTCGCACTTACCTGCGCGCGGTGACTCAGTTGCTGGTCAGCGACCTGGAAGAAATGGTCGGCAACTGGAAACCCAACGTCGAAGACAACTACCGCGCCACCCTGGAAGCCGAACCTGCCACCGACGGCCTGCGCAAAATGTTGTTCGGCATGGGCAGCCTCTCCCTCGGCGAGCTGGCCGGTGAGCGCATGAAGGTTTCGCTGGAAGCCAACTCGCCGGAAGACGAGCAGGATTGCTTCAGCGACAACACGCACAACTCGCACTTCTACGATGCCAAGGGTATTCGTAACGTTTACCTGGGCGAGTACACCCGCGTCGACGGTACCAAGATGACCGGCACGAGCTTGTCGTCGCTGGTGGCCAAGGCCGACCCGGCTGCCGACACCGCACTGAAGGCCGACCTGGCGTCGACCGAAGCGAAGATCCAGGTCATGGTTGACCACGCCAACCAGGGTGAGCACTACGACCAGCTGATTGCTGCGGGTAACGATGCCGGCAACCAGATCGTGCGTGATGCGATTGCCGCGCTGGTCAAGCAGACCGGTTCGATCGAAACAGCTGCCGGCAAGCTGGGTATCAGCGACTTGAACCCGGACAGCGCTGATCACGAGTTCTGA
- a CDS encoding TrkH family potassium uptake protein, protein MALPTLRIIGFIIGIFLITLAIAMVIPMATLVIFERTSDLPSFLWASLITFLAGLALVIPGRPEHVHLRPRDMYLLTVSSWVVVCVFAALPFLLTQHISYTDSFFESMSGITATGSTVLSGLDSMSPGILMWRSMLHWLGGIGFIGMAVAILPLLRIGGMRLFQTESSDRSEKVMPRSHMVARLIVAAYVGITIFGSLAFWWAGMGLFDAINHAMSAISTGGFSTSDESLAHWKQPAVHWVAVVVMILGSLPFTLYVATLRGNRRALIKDQQVQGMLGLLLVTWLVLGTWYWWTTDLHWLEALRHVAVNVTSVVTTTGFALGDYSIWGNFSLMLFFYLGFIGGCSGSTAGGIKIFRFQVAYILLKANLNQLIHPRAVIKQKYNGHRLDEEIVRSILTFSFFFAITICAIALALSLLGLDWMTALTGAASTVSGVGPGLGETIGPAGNFASLPDAAKWILSLGMLLGRLEIITVFVLCIPAFWRH, encoded by the coding sequence ATGGCGTTGCCGACCCTACGCATCATCGGTTTCATCATCGGCATCTTCCTGATCACCCTCGCGATCGCCATGGTTATCCCGATGGCCACCCTGGTGATCTTCGAGCGCACCAGCGACCTGCCCTCGTTCCTGTGGGCCAGCCTGATCACCTTTCTCGCCGGCCTGGCCCTGGTCATCCCCGGCCGCCCCGAGCACGTGCACCTGCGCCCCCGAGACATGTACCTGCTCACGGTCAGCAGTTGGGTGGTGGTGTGCGTGTTCGCCGCGCTACCGTTCTTGCTGACCCAGCACATCAGCTACACCGACTCATTCTTCGAAAGCATGTCCGGCATCACCGCTACCGGGTCCACGGTATTGAGCGGGCTGGACAGCATGTCCCCCGGCATCCTGATGTGGCGCTCGATGCTGCACTGGCTGGGCGGCATCGGCTTTATCGGCATGGCGGTGGCGATCCTGCCGCTGCTGCGCATTGGTGGCATGCGCCTGTTCCAGACCGAATCCTCCGACCGCTCAGAAAAAGTCATGCCGCGCTCGCACATGGTGGCGCGGCTGATTGTGGCGGCGTATGTGGGCATCACCATCTTCGGCAGCCTGGCGTTCTGGTGGGCTGGGATGGGCTTGTTTGATGCGATCAACCACGCGATGTCGGCGATTTCCACCGGGGGCTTTTCCACCTCCGATGAATCCCTCGCCCACTGGAAACAGCCTGCCGTGCACTGGGTCGCCGTGGTGGTGATGATCCTCGGCAGCTTGCCGTTCACCCTGTACGTGGCCACGTTGCGCGGCAACCGAAGGGCACTGATCAAAGATCAGCAAGTGCAAGGCATGCTCGGTTTGCTGCTGGTGACCTGGCTGGTGCTCGGCACCTGGTACTGGTGGACCACCGATTTGCATTGGCTGGAGGCGCTGCGCCATGTAGCGGTGAACGTGACGTCAGTGGTGACGACTACCGGTTTTGCACTCGGGGACTACAGCATCTGGGGCAACTTCTCACTGATGCTGTTCTTCTACCTGGGGTTCATCGGCGGTTGCTCGGGCTCCACGGCGGGCGGGATCAAGATCTTCCGCTTCCAGGTCGCCTATATCCTGCTCAAGGCCAACTTGAACCAGCTGATTCACCCGCGTGCGGTGATCAAGCAGAAGTACAACGGCCACCGCCTCGATGAAGAGATCGTGCGTTCGATCCTGACGTTCTCGTTTTTCTTCGCCATCACCATCTGCGCCATTGCCCTGGCTCTGTCGCTGCTGGGGCTGGACTGGATGACCGCGTTGACCGGCGCCGCCAGCACTGTGTCGGGCGTTGGCCCGGGCCTGGGCGAAACCATCGGCCCGGCCGGCAACTTCGCCAGCCTGCCGGATGCGGCCAAGTGGATCTTGTCGCTGGGCATGCTGCTCGGAAGGCTGGAGATCATTACAGTCTTTGTTCTGTGCATTCCGGCATTTTGGCGGCACTGA
- a CDS encoding AraC family transcriptional regulator has protein sequence MSERTTSASWAMGIVKALEMDGLDCRVLFKQLGLDYAALSDPDARFPQDSMTRLWQRAVELSGNPAIGLNMGKVVRPASFHVAGYALMSSNTLAEGFMRLVRYQRIIAESADLSFRLLPEGYALILTVHGDHLPPTRQSAEASLASALALCGWLTGRSLQPRKVVLQGDQPADLAPYKQAFHAPLEFNAPYDALIFEQADMDAPLPTANEAMALLHDRFAGEYLARFSESRVTHKARQVLCRLLPQGEPKREVVAQTLHLSQRTLQRRLQEEGTSFQTLLDDTRRELAEQYLAQPSMTLLEIAYLLGFADPSNFFRAFRRWFDATPGEYRARLLEASTFSAAKMPECTEQRL, from the coding sequence ATGAGCGAACGAACAACTTCTGCAAGCTGGGCGATGGGAATAGTCAAGGCGTTGGAAATGGACGGCCTGGATTGTCGTGTCTTGTTCAAGCAGCTGGGCCTGGACTACGCCGCCCTCAGTGACCCGGACGCGCGTTTTCCGCAAGACTCCATGACCCGGCTGTGGCAACGGGCGGTGGAGCTGTCGGGCAACCCGGCGATTGGCCTGAACATGGGCAAGGTGGTGCGCCCGGCGTCGTTTCATGTGGCCGGTTATGCGCTGATGTCCAGCAACACCCTGGCCGAAGGCTTTATGCGCCTGGTGCGCTACCAGCGCATCATCGCCGAAAGTGCTGACCTGAGTTTCCGCCTGTTACCCGAAGGCTATGCGCTGATTCTGACGGTACACGGCGATCATCTCCCACCCACCCGACAAAGCGCCGAAGCCTCGCTGGCCAGTGCCTTGGCATTGTGCGGCTGGTTGACCGGCCGCAGCCTGCAACCGCGCAAAGTGGTGTTGCAAGGCGATCAACCGGCCGACCTGGCGCCTTACAAACAAGCCTTCCATGCGCCCCTGGAATTCAATGCGCCTTATGACGCGCTGATTTTCGAGCAGGCCGACATGGATGCGCCGCTGCCCACGGCCAATGAGGCCATGGCGCTGCTGCATGATCGGTTTGCCGGTGAATACCTGGCGCGGTTTTCCGAGAGCCGCGTGACCCACAAGGCCCGCCAGGTGCTGTGCCGTCTGCTGCCCCAGGGCGAGCCCAAGCGCGAAGTGGTCGCCCAGACCTTGCACCTGTCCCAGCGCACCTTGCAGCGGCGCTTGCAGGAGGAGGGCACCAGTTTCCAGACCTTGCTCGACGACACCCGTCGCGAACTCGCCGAGCAATACCTGGCGCAGCCGAGCATGACCCTGCTGGAAATTGCCTACCTGTTGGGCTTTGCCGACCCGAGCAATTTCTTCCGCGCGTTCCGCCGTTGGTTCGATGCCACGCCCGGCGAATACCGGGCGCGGTTGCTGGAAGCGTCGACGTTCAGTGCCGCCAAAATGCCGGAATGCACAGAACAAAGACTGTAA